A window of Methanothrix sp. genomic DNA:
TGGAGGTGCACACGAGGACCAGAAGCTCCGAGATGGGCACTTACCTCCGGCTGGAGAACGGAAGGGTTGCTGAGATAAGGGATGATGGATGCCCATACGGGACGAGCATGGAGGTCAGGGGACTTTTTGAGTGCATCCCCGCCAGGCTCAAGCATCTCTCAACCCCTTCCCAGGAGCTCGCGAGGATCGCAGAGCTTGTGACACAGATGGCCATAATACACCACAGGATATCATTTGAGCTGTCATCGGGCAGGAGGTCTCTTTTCAGATCGAACGCCTCAGAGACCTGGGATGATGCTCTGATCAGAGCATTCGGCCTCAGGACTGTGAAGGGCATGATCTCCATAATGGCAAAAGGGGATGGGTTCGATCTCCGTGGAATGATATCCTCCCCTGATAACTCCCGCCAGGCCTCTGAGTCTGTTCTCGTTTACGTGAACAGCCGGCCTGTGTACTCCAAAGCTGTCGTTCAGGCATTGAGGGATGCGTACAGGGGCTTCCTGCAGTCGGGCAGGAATCCTGTTGCTGTCATCTCGATCGAGATAGAACCATCATTGGTGGATGTGAATGTTCATCCCGCGAAGAGGGAGGTCAGGTTTCTCAGGGAGGGCGAGATATACGATGCTGTGAGGGATGCAGCGCTCAGCGCGCTGAGGTCCTCCGCTATACCTGCAGCCCCTCCCCCCAGGGTTGCAGAGCCGCAGCTCTGGAGCTCCAGACCCCAGATTCAGGAGACGCTTCCGCTGGAGGTGCAGACCGGGCAGAGGGTCTCGGAGCCGCTCATCAGGATTGTGGGTCAGGTTCTCGATCTCTACATCATCGTTGAGGATGACGATGGCATAATCCTCGTGGATCAGCATGCTGCAGCTGAGAGGATCCGATACGAGCATCTCCTCGAGAAATGCGAGAACGGTAGCATCTCTCAGGAGCTGATCCAGCCGGTCACCGTGGAGCTCTCCCCCGGGGAGGCGACATTGCTCGATTCGTTCTCCGCAAAGCTCAAGGAGATCGGATTTGAGATCGATCACTTCGGAGGGAGGGCGTACAGTGTCAGGTCCGTGCCAGCAGCTGTGGGCCTTGAGAGGCCGGAGGCGATTCGCGATGTTCTGAGGGAGATTCTGCATCTCGGCAGAGCGTGCAGGACATC
This region includes:
- the mutL gene encoding DNA mismatch repair endonuclease MutL, with protein sequence MAVRMSRIHILDEETVSRIAAGEVIERPASVVKELIENSIDAGATRIFVEVRDGGISLIKVVDDGCGIERDDLPLAFQRHATSKISTSDDLFRLTTLGFRGEALSSIASVSRCVEVHTRTRSSEMGTYLRLENGRVAEIRDDGCPYGTSMEVRGLFECIPARLKHLSTPSQELARIAELVTQMAIIHHRISFELSSGRRSLFRSNASETWDDALIRAFGLRTVKGMISIMAKGDGFDLRGMISSPDNSRQASESVLVYVNSRPVYSKAVVQALRDAYRGFLQSGRNPVAVISIEIEPSLVDVNVHPAKREVRFLREGEIYDAVRDAALSALRSSAIPAAPPPRVAEPQLWSSRPQIQETLPLEVQTGQRVSEPLIRIVGQVLDLYIIVEDDDGIILVDQHAAAERIRYEHLLEKCENGSISQELIQPVTVELSPGEATLLDSFSAKLKEIGFEIDHFGGRAYSVRSVPAAVGLERPEAIRDVLREILHLGRACRTSFRDEALKLLACRGSIKSGEKLSESAMHRLLADLLACDNPRTCPHGRPVVVRISTESLEKMFGRR